Proteins from a genomic interval of Vanacampus margaritifer isolate UIUO_Vmar chromosome 4, RoL_Vmar_1.0, whole genome shotgun sequence:
- the emilin1b gene encoding EMILIN-1b isoform X3 has product MALLLPLLALLTCVDAKSAFPLRTSYNLYAGGNAHAQGARVASRHRNWCAYVATKTISCVVEDGVETYVKPDYHPCAWGSGQCNRVVVYRTYMRPRYKVAYKMVTQMEWKCCQGYSGEDCSHGPVGGTGSTNSRPQLQPGHGGSGMSTGQGGTNTGLGQNGGHSVKVDNEKMRQLEEKIHTLTKTIENLQSTITSMNEHFRGGADKPGLNGSDGIASGPRHPADAAQPEIKETIHSIQTKLDQLDNRTQAHDKTLVSINNHLVNGKGNDLEGRLPGGSLSGKSLNSLKEEILEELERRVSLSCSSCQAGVKDLHRQQQEDQDRIWALEKQLNAMDVRYQQGMDGLRREAVSSKRCCDTINDLRNRVTDAERKISSASENFDVLHNRLNNVLTGGSGSSNKDGGFRGGAIGAEGGRRGGSSGDAVLTEDKLDNRLKDLERRINGTMEKTEQSCAYLENDLKDYFHRELGDLRTVLLDRFDDQAFRITDVELDVGLVKQRVNEHDKTLSTFENRTSLLNRKLEDCGCRSMTGRRGGGTTINGGGRGDTAGGVSDTVGARGSTNGGRAATDGSQGSIGGSSGGTGVDVVSGTVGGGGLPATGGEKDNSTRKSLEWRVIANEDQIRHFNTKLKDLSVSGDSLNDKVVDLSHDIRKIKALTGDHGEHFNRIVTEVELLGQDCEICGTVEDELRKMRNHSRDALGRLQNHINRLQLSVDSGGACNQICSHLQDEVRLLREDVTRCTNKCGGSGSTGSTGANGGTRGDGPRLDAERPLDGHSVIGGSMNNNQMKTLQGELSEVILTLSSINDTLKGLEHTVQKHGSVITDLGNTKDKIISELDKIQQEVTEHIEESRDRLDGVDRDVRRFESTILVEMGDCKRSGDGIEKRLSKLEGVCGRLDTVYDSIHKIKEGLNQHVSSLWTCFSGLNNSIIQHGGILDFVQKDQDDVQSRIKNLNSSLNHILKDMQSLADHTLTGPKGEQGLPGADAHSPKLSFSAALTVPMETPGTIIFDKIFVNEGDFYDPRTGIFTAPVDGHYFFSAILTGHKNEKIEAVLSKSNYGMARVDSGGYQPEGLENNPVAEVKTSPGSLAVFNIILPLQTQDTVCIDLVMGKLAHSVEPLTIFNGMLLYEDM; this is encoded by the exons GAATTGGTGTGCGTACGTGGCAACAAAGACAATAAGTTGTGTCGTCGAAGATGGAGTTGAGACATATGTGAAACCAGACTACCATCCTTGTGCCTGGGGCAGCGGTCAGTGCAACCGTGTGGTCGT CTATCGTACCTACATGAGGCCTAGGTACAAAGTAGCCTATAAAATGGTGACACAGATGGAATGGAAGTGTTGCCAGGGTTACAGTGGCGAGGATTGTAGCCATGGTCCAGTTGGTGGGACAGGAAGCACTAACTCAAGGCCTCAACTCCAGCCAGGACATGGTGGAAGTGGGATGAGCACCGGACAAGGAGgcaccaacactggccttggacAGAATGGAGGACACAGTG TAAAGGTCGATAATGAAAAGATGAGGCAGCTGGAGGAAAAGATTCACACACTGACTAAGACTATTGAGAACTTGCAATCTACCATTACCTCTATGAACGAGCACTTCCGGGGAGGTGCTGACAAACCTGGTCTTAACGGCAGCGATGGTATAGCCTCCGGACCAAGACATCCTGCTGATGCAGCTCAACCAGAGATTAAAGAGACAATCCACAGCATTCAGACCAAACTGGATCAGCTTGACAATCGCACACAG GCTCATGATAAAACCCTTGTAAGCATCAACAATCATCTGGTAAATGGAAAAGGAAATGATCTGGAAGGAAGGCTTCCTGGAGGAAGTTTGAGTGGAAAAAGTCTAAATTCACTGAAGGAGGAGATCCTTGAGGAGCTTGAGAGAAGGGTTTCACTGTCATGTTCCTCCTGTCAG GCTGGTGTGAAGGACTTGCACAGGCAGCAGCAGGAAGACCAGGATAGAATTTGGGCCTTGGAGAAGCAGCTGAATGCAATGGATGTTCGTTATCAACAGGGAATGGACGGATTGCGGCGGGAAGCAGTGAGCTCAAAGAGATGCTGTGACACCATCAATGACCTCCGAAACCGCGTCACAGATGCTGAGCGTAAAATCAGTTCAGCATCAGAGAACTTTGATGTCCTGCACAACCGCCTGAACAATGTGCTTACGGGAGGAAGTGGCAGCAGTAATAAGGATGGAGGCTTCAGAGGAGGGGCGATTGGTGCTGAAGGTGGAAGAAGAGGAGGTAGTAGTGGCGATGCAGTACTAACTGAGGATAAACTAGATAATCGACTGAAGGATTTGGAACGCCGAATCAATGGGACTATGGAGAAAACTGAACAAAGCTGTGCATATTTGGAAAATGATTTAAAGGATTATTTCCACAGAGAACTTGGTGACCTTCGGACTGTATTGCTGGATCGCTTTGATGATCAGGCCTTCAGGATTACAGATGTGGAGCTGGATGTGGGACTTGTGAAGCAAAGGGTGAATGAACATGACAAGACACTATCAACGTTTGAAAACAGAACCTCCCTCTTGAACAGGAAGCTGGAGGACTGCGGCTGCAGGAGCATgacaggaagaagaggaggggggACGACTATCAATGGCGGAGGCCGCGGTGACACTGCTGGTGGTGTCAGTGACACTGTTGGGGCCAGAGGTAGTACTAATGGTGGAAGAGCTGCCACTGATGGAAGTCAAGGTAGCATTGGTGGAAGCAGTGGTGGCACCGGTGTAGATGTTGTAAGTGGGACtgtgggaggaggaggattaCCGGCAACAGGAGGAGAAAAAGATaattcaacaaggaaatcaCTCGAGTGGAGAGTGATTGCAAATGAGGATCAAATTAGACATTTTAACACAAAACTCAAAGACCTGTCCGTATCTGGAGATTCTCTTAATGATAAG GTAGTGGACCTGAGCCATGACATCCGTAAGATCAAGGCTTTGACCGGTGACCACGGTGAACACTTCAACCGCATTGTGACTGAGGTGGAGTTGCTAGGGCAAGACTGCGAAATCTGTGGGACAGTGGAGGATGAGTTGCGCAAGATGCGGAATCATTCCAGGGATGCTCTGGGCCGACTGCAGAACCACATCAACCGACTTCAGCTGAGTGTGGACTCCGGGGGTGCCTGTAATCAGATATGCTCTCACTTGCAGGATGAAGTTCGTCTTCTGCGAGAGGATGTCACACGTTGCACCAATAAAT GTGGAGGTTCTGGTAGCACGGGTTCAACTGGTGCAAATGGAGGTACCAGGGGAGATGGACCCCGTTTGGATGCTGAGCGGCCTTTAGATGGTCACAGTGTTATTGGCGGCTCCATGAACAACAACCAGATGAAGACTCTGCAGGGTGAATTGTCTGAGGTCATTCTGACCTTAAGCTCTATCAACGACACCCTCAAGGGTCTTGAACACACTGTACAGAAACATGGCAGCGTCATCACTGACCTGG GAAACACAAAGGATAAGATTATCTCTGAACTGGACAAAATACAACAAGAGGTGACAGAACACATTGAGGAAAGTCGGGACCGGTTGGATGGGGTGGACCGAGATGTCAGACGTTTTGAGAGCACGATACTGGTAGAGATGGGAGACTGTAAGAGATCAGGCGATGGGATTGAGAAGAGGTTGTCCAAGCTTGAAGGAGTCTGTGGAAGGCTGGACACAGTCTATGACTCTATCCACAAAATCAAGGAAG GACTGAACCAACATGTATCTAGCTTATGGACATGTTTTTCGGGTCTAAACAACTCAATCATTCAACATGGAGGGATTCTGGACTTTGTTCAGAAGGACCAGGATGATGTTCAGAGCCGGATAAAGAACCTTAATTCCAGCTTGAACCACATCTTGAAAGATATGCAGAGTTTGGCAGACCACACCCTGACTG GTCCCAAAGGAGAACAAG gACTACCGGGTGCTGATGCTCATTCACCCAAACTGTCCTTCTCTGCTGCCCTTACCGTTCCCATGGAGACACCAGGGACCATTATCTTTGACAAGATCTTTGTTAATGAAGGCGACTTCTATGACCCCAGAACAG GTATTTTTACTGCCCCAGTTGATGGACACTATTTTTTCAGCGCCATTCTAACAGGCCACAAGAATGAGAAGATAGAGGCCGTTCTTTCTAAATCGAACTATGGCATGGCCCGCGTGGATTCTGGTGGCTATCAGCCTGAGGGTCTGGAGAACAACCCGGTGGCTGAAGTTAAAACCTCTCCAGGCTCGCTAGCTGTTTTCAATATCATCTTGCCTCTACAGACTCAGGACACAGTCTGCATCGACTTGGTGATGGGAAAACTGGCCCACTCTGTGGAACCACTTACCATCTTCAATGGGATGCTGCTCTATGAAGATATGTGA
- the emilin1b gene encoding EMILIN-1b isoform X1 yields MALLLPLLALLTCVDAKSAFPLRTSYNLYAGGNAHAQGARVASRHRNWCAYVATKTISCVVEDGVETYVKPDYHPCAWGSGQCNRVVVYRTYMRPRYKVAYKMVTQMEWKCCQGYSGEDCSHGPVGGTGSTNSRPQLQPGHGGSGMSTGQGGTNTGLGQNGGHSVKVDNEKMRQLEEKIHTLTKTIENLQSTITSMNEHFRGGADKPGLNGSDGIASGPRHPADAAQPEIKETIHSIQTKLDQLDNRTQAHDKTLVSINNHLVNGKGNDLEGRLPGGSLSGKSLNSLKEEILEELERRVSLSCSSCQAGVKDLHRQQQEDQDRIWALEKQLNAMDVRYQQGMDGLRREAVSSKRCCDTINDLRNRVTDAERKISSASENFDVLHNRLNNVLTGGSGSSNKDGGFRGGAIGAEGGRRGGSSGDAVLTEDKLDNRLKDLERRINGTMEKTEQSCAYLENDLKDYFHRELGDLRTVLLDRFDDQAFRITDVELDVGLVKQRVNEHDKTLSTFENRTSLLNRKLEDCGCRSMTGRRGGGTTINGGGRGDTAGGVSDTVGARGSTNGGRAATDGSQGSIGGSSGGTGVDVVSGTVGGGGLPATGGEKDNSTRKSLEWRVIANEDQIRHFNTKLKDLSVSGDSLNDKVVDLSHDIRKIKALTGDHGEHFNRIVTEVELLGQDCEICGTVEDELRKMRNHSRDALGRLQNHINRLQLSVDSGGACNQICSHLQDEVRLLREDVTRCTNKCGGSGSTGSTGANGGTRGDGPRLDAERPLDGHSVIGGSMNNNQMKTLQGELSEVILTLSSINDTLKGLEHTVQKHGSVITDLGNTKDKIISELDKIQQEVTEHIEESRDRLDGVDRDVRRFESTILVEMGDCKRSGDGIEKRLSKLEGVCGRLDTVYDSIHKIKEGLNQHVSSLWTCFSGLNNSIIQHGGILDFVQKDQDDVQSRIKNLNSSLNHILKDMQSLADHTLTGPPGPPGERGFNGLPGPQGPPGPSGRPGESGTRGQPGPKGEQGLPGADAHSPKLSFSAALTVPMETPGTIIFDKIFVNEGDFYDPRTGIFTAPVDGHYFFSAILTGHKNEKIEAVLSKSNYGMARVDSGGYQPEGLENNPVAEVKTSPGSLAVFNIILPLQTQDTVCIDLVMGKLAHSVEPLTIFNGMLLYEDM; encoded by the exons GAATTGGTGTGCGTACGTGGCAACAAAGACAATAAGTTGTGTCGTCGAAGATGGAGTTGAGACATATGTGAAACCAGACTACCATCCTTGTGCCTGGGGCAGCGGTCAGTGCAACCGTGTGGTCGT CTATCGTACCTACATGAGGCCTAGGTACAAAGTAGCCTATAAAATGGTGACACAGATGGAATGGAAGTGTTGCCAGGGTTACAGTGGCGAGGATTGTAGCCATGGTCCAGTTGGTGGGACAGGAAGCACTAACTCAAGGCCTCAACTCCAGCCAGGACATGGTGGAAGTGGGATGAGCACCGGACAAGGAGgcaccaacactggccttggacAGAATGGAGGACACAGTG TAAAGGTCGATAATGAAAAGATGAGGCAGCTGGAGGAAAAGATTCACACACTGACTAAGACTATTGAGAACTTGCAATCTACCATTACCTCTATGAACGAGCACTTCCGGGGAGGTGCTGACAAACCTGGTCTTAACGGCAGCGATGGTATAGCCTCCGGACCAAGACATCCTGCTGATGCAGCTCAACCAGAGATTAAAGAGACAATCCACAGCATTCAGACCAAACTGGATCAGCTTGACAATCGCACACAG GCTCATGATAAAACCCTTGTAAGCATCAACAATCATCTGGTAAATGGAAAAGGAAATGATCTGGAAGGAAGGCTTCCTGGAGGAAGTTTGAGTGGAAAAAGTCTAAATTCACTGAAGGAGGAGATCCTTGAGGAGCTTGAGAGAAGGGTTTCACTGTCATGTTCCTCCTGTCAG GCTGGTGTGAAGGACTTGCACAGGCAGCAGCAGGAAGACCAGGATAGAATTTGGGCCTTGGAGAAGCAGCTGAATGCAATGGATGTTCGTTATCAACAGGGAATGGACGGATTGCGGCGGGAAGCAGTGAGCTCAAAGAGATGCTGTGACACCATCAATGACCTCCGAAACCGCGTCACAGATGCTGAGCGTAAAATCAGTTCAGCATCAGAGAACTTTGATGTCCTGCACAACCGCCTGAACAATGTGCTTACGGGAGGAAGTGGCAGCAGTAATAAGGATGGAGGCTTCAGAGGAGGGGCGATTGGTGCTGAAGGTGGAAGAAGAGGAGGTAGTAGTGGCGATGCAGTACTAACTGAGGATAAACTAGATAATCGACTGAAGGATTTGGAACGCCGAATCAATGGGACTATGGAGAAAACTGAACAAAGCTGTGCATATTTGGAAAATGATTTAAAGGATTATTTCCACAGAGAACTTGGTGACCTTCGGACTGTATTGCTGGATCGCTTTGATGATCAGGCCTTCAGGATTACAGATGTGGAGCTGGATGTGGGACTTGTGAAGCAAAGGGTGAATGAACATGACAAGACACTATCAACGTTTGAAAACAGAACCTCCCTCTTGAACAGGAAGCTGGAGGACTGCGGCTGCAGGAGCATgacaggaagaagaggaggggggACGACTATCAATGGCGGAGGCCGCGGTGACACTGCTGGTGGTGTCAGTGACACTGTTGGGGCCAGAGGTAGTACTAATGGTGGAAGAGCTGCCACTGATGGAAGTCAAGGTAGCATTGGTGGAAGCAGTGGTGGCACCGGTGTAGATGTTGTAAGTGGGACtgtgggaggaggaggattaCCGGCAACAGGAGGAGAAAAAGATaattcaacaaggaaatcaCTCGAGTGGAGAGTGATTGCAAATGAGGATCAAATTAGACATTTTAACACAAAACTCAAAGACCTGTCCGTATCTGGAGATTCTCTTAATGATAAG GTAGTGGACCTGAGCCATGACATCCGTAAGATCAAGGCTTTGACCGGTGACCACGGTGAACACTTCAACCGCATTGTGACTGAGGTGGAGTTGCTAGGGCAAGACTGCGAAATCTGTGGGACAGTGGAGGATGAGTTGCGCAAGATGCGGAATCATTCCAGGGATGCTCTGGGCCGACTGCAGAACCACATCAACCGACTTCAGCTGAGTGTGGACTCCGGGGGTGCCTGTAATCAGATATGCTCTCACTTGCAGGATGAAGTTCGTCTTCTGCGAGAGGATGTCACACGTTGCACCAATAAAT GTGGAGGTTCTGGTAGCACGGGTTCAACTGGTGCAAATGGAGGTACCAGGGGAGATGGACCCCGTTTGGATGCTGAGCGGCCTTTAGATGGTCACAGTGTTATTGGCGGCTCCATGAACAACAACCAGATGAAGACTCTGCAGGGTGAATTGTCTGAGGTCATTCTGACCTTAAGCTCTATCAACGACACCCTCAAGGGTCTTGAACACACTGTACAGAAACATGGCAGCGTCATCACTGACCTGG GAAACACAAAGGATAAGATTATCTCTGAACTGGACAAAATACAACAAGAGGTGACAGAACACATTGAGGAAAGTCGGGACCGGTTGGATGGGGTGGACCGAGATGTCAGACGTTTTGAGAGCACGATACTGGTAGAGATGGGAGACTGTAAGAGATCAGGCGATGGGATTGAGAAGAGGTTGTCCAAGCTTGAAGGAGTCTGTGGAAGGCTGGACACAGTCTATGACTCTATCCACAAAATCAAGGAAG GACTGAACCAACATGTATCTAGCTTATGGACATGTTTTTCGGGTCTAAACAACTCAATCATTCAACATGGAGGGATTCTGGACTTTGTTCAGAAGGACCAGGATGATGTTCAGAGCCGGATAAAGAACCTTAATTCCAGCTTGAACCACATCTTGAAAGATATGCAGAGTTTGGCAGACCACACCCTGACTG GCCCACCTGGACCTCCAGGAGAGAGAGGCTTCAATGGGCTGCCAGGTCCGCAAGGGCCACCTGGACCTTCCGGAAGACCCGGAGAAAGTGGAACACGTGGCCAACCTG GTCCCAAAGGAGAACAAG gACTACCGGGTGCTGATGCTCATTCACCCAAACTGTCCTTCTCTGCTGCCCTTACCGTTCCCATGGAGACACCAGGGACCATTATCTTTGACAAGATCTTTGTTAATGAAGGCGACTTCTATGACCCCAGAACAG GTATTTTTACTGCCCCAGTTGATGGACACTATTTTTTCAGCGCCATTCTAACAGGCCACAAGAATGAGAAGATAGAGGCCGTTCTTTCTAAATCGAACTATGGCATGGCCCGCGTGGATTCTGGTGGCTATCAGCCTGAGGGTCTGGAGAACAACCCGGTGGCTGAAGTTAAAACCTCTCCAGGCTCGCTAGCTGTTTTCAATATCATCTTGCCTCTACAGACTCAGGACACAGTCTGCATCGACTTGGTGATGGGAAAACTGGCCCACTCTGTGGAACCACTTACCATCTTCAATGGGATGCTGCTCTATGAAGATATGTGA
- the emilin1b gene encoding EMILIN-1b isoform X6 — MRPRYKVAYKMVTQMEWKCCQGYSGEDCSHGPVGGTGSTNSRPQLQPGHGGSGMSTGQGGTNTGLGQNGGHSVKVDNEKMRQLEEKIHTLTKTIENLQSTITSMNEHFRGGADKPGLNGSDGIASGPRHPADAAQPEIKETIHSIQTKLDQLDNRTQAHDKTLVSINNHLVNGKGNDLEGRLPGGSLSGKSLNSLKEEILEELERRVSLSCSSCQAGVKDLHRQQQEDQDRIWALEKQLNAMDVRYQQGMDGLRREAVSSKRCCDTINDLRNRVTDAERKISSASENFDVLHNRLNNVLTGGSGSSNKDGGFRGGAIGAEGGRRGGSSGDAVLTEDKLDNRLKDLERRINGTMEKTEQSCAYLENDLKDYFHRELGDLRTVLLDRFDDQAFRITDVELDVGLVKQRVNEHDKTLSTFENRTSLLNRKLEDCGCRSMTGRRGGGTTINGGGRGDTAGGVSDTVGARGSTNGGRAATDGSQGSIGGSSGGTGVDVVSGTVGGGGLPATGGEKDNSTRKSLEWRVIANEDQIRHFNTKLKDLSVSGDSLNDKVVDLSHDIRKIKALTGDHGEHFNRIVTEVELLGQDCEICGTVEDELRKMRNHSRDALGRLQNHINRLQLSVDSGGACNQICSHLQDEVRLLREDVTRCTNKCGGSGSTGSTGANGGTRGDGPRLDAERPLDGHSVIGGSMNNNQMKTLQGELSEVILTLSSINDTLKGLEHTVQKHGSVITDLGNTKDKIISELDKIQQEVTEHIEESRDRLDGVDRDVRRFESTILVEMGDCKRSGDGIEKRLSKLEGVCGRLDTVYDSIHKIKEGLNQHVSSLWTCFSGLNNSIIQHGGILDFVQKDQDDVQSRIKNLNSSLNHILKDMQSLADHTLTGPPGPPGERGFNGLPGPQGPPGPSGRPGESGTRGQPGPKGEQGLPGADAHSPKLSFSAALTVPMETPGTIIFDKIFVNEGDFYDPRTGIFTAPVDGHYFFSAILTGHKNEKIEAVLSKSNYGMARVDSGGYQPEGLENNPVAEVKTSPGSLAVFNIILPLQTQDTVCIDLVMGKLAHSVEPLTIFNGMLLYEDM; from the exons ATGAGGCCTAGGTACAAAGTAGCCTATAAAATGGTGACACAGATGGAATGGAAGTGTTGCCAGGGTTACAGTGGCGAGGATTGTAGCCATGGTCCAGTTGGTGGGACAGGAAGCACTAACTCAAGGCCTCAACTCCAGCCAGGACATGGTGGAAGTGGGATGAGCACCGGACAAGGAGgcaccaacactggccttggacAGAATGGAGGACACAGTG TAAAGGTCGATAATGAAAAGATGAGGCAGCTGGAGGAAAAGATTCACACACTGACTAAGACTATTGAGAACTTGCAATCTACCATTACCTCTATGAACGAGCACTTCCGGGGAGGTGCTGACAAACCTGGTCTTAACGGCAGCGATGGTATAGCCTCCGGACCAAGACATCCTGCTGATGCAGCTCAACCAGAGATTAAAGAGACAATCCACAGCATTCAGACCAAACTGGATCAGCTTGACAATCGCACACAG GCTCATGATAAAACCCTTGTAAGCATCAACAATCATCTGGTAAATGGAAAAGGAAATGATCTGGAAGGAAGGCTTCCTGGAGGAAGTTTGAGTGGAAAAAGTCTAAATTCACTGAAGGAGGAGATCCTTGAGGAGCTTGAGAGAAGGGTTTCACTGTCATGTTCCTCCTGTCAG GCTGGTGTGAAGGACTTGCACAGGCAGCAGCAGGAAGACCAGGATAGAATTTGGGCCTTGGAGAAGCAGCTGAATGCAATGGATGTTCGTTATCAACAGGGAATGGACGGATTGCGGCGGGAAGCAGTGAGCTCAAAGAGATGCTGTGACACCATCAATGACCTCCGAAACCGCGTCACAGATGCTGAGCGTAAAATCAGTTCAGCATCAGAGAACTTTGATGTCCTGCACAACCGCCTGAACAATGTGCTTACGGGAGGAAGTGGCAGCAGTAATAAGGATGGAGGCTTCAGAGGAGGGGCGATTGGTGCTGAAGGTGGAAGAAGAGGAGGTAGTAGTGGCGATGCAGTACTAACTGAGGATAAACTAGATAATCGACTGAAGGATTTGGAACGCCGAATCAATGGGACTATGGAGAAAACTGAACAAAGCTGTGCATATTTGGAAAATGATTTAAAGGATTATTTCCACAGAGAACTTGGTGACCTTCGGACTGTATTGCTGGATCGCTTTGATGATCAGGCCTTCAGGATTACAGATGTGGAGCTGGATGTGGGACTTGTGAAGCAAAGGGTGAATGAACATGACAAGACACTATCAACGTTTGAAAACAGAACCTCCCTCTTGAACAGGAAGCTGGAGGACTGCGGCTGCAGGAGCATgacaggaagaagaggaggggggACGACTATCAATGGCGGAGGCCGCGGTGACACTGCTGGTGGTGTCAGTGACACTGTTGGGGCCAGAGGTAGTACTAATGGTGGAAGAGCTGCCACTGATGGAAGTCAAGGTAGCATTGGTGGAAGCAGTGGTGGCACCGGTGTAGATGTTGTAAGTGGGACtgtgggaggaggaggattaCCGGCAACAGGAGGAGAAAAAGATaattcaacaaggaaatcaCTCGAGTGGAGAGTGATTGCAAATGAGGATCAAATTAGACATTTTAACACAAAACTCAAAGACCTGTCCGTATCTGGAGATTCTCTTAATGATAAG GTAGTGGACCTGAGCCATGACATCCGTAAGATCAAGGCTTTGACCGGTGACCACGGTGAACACTTCAACCGCATTGTGACTGAGGTGGAGTTGCTAGGGCAAGACTGCGAAATCTGTGGGACAGTGGAGGATGAGTTGCGCAAGATGCGGAATCATTCCAGGGATGCTCTGGGCCGACTGCAGAACCACATCAACCGACTTCAGCTGAGTGTGGACTCCGGGGGTGCCTGTAATCAGATATGCTCTCACTTGCAGGATGAAGTTCGTCTTCTGCGAGAGGATGTCACACGTTGCACCAATAAAT GTGGAGGTTCTGGTAGCACGGGTTCAACTGGTGCAAATGGAGGTACCAGGGGAGATGGACCCCGTTTGGATGCTGAGCGGCCTTTAGATGGTCACAGTGTTATTGGCGGCTCCATGAACAACAACCAGATGAAGACTCTGCAGGGTGAATTGTCTGAGGTCATTCTGACCTTAAGCTCTATCAACGACACCCTCAAGGGTCTTGAACACACTGTACAGAAACATGGCAGCGTCATCACTGACCTGG GAAACACAAAGGATAAGATTATCTCTGAACTGGACAAAATACAACAAGAGGTGACAGAACACATTGAGGAAAGTCGGGACCGGTTGGATGGGGTGGACCGAGATGTCAGACGTTTTGAGAGCACGATACTGGTAGAGATGGGAGACTGTAAGAGATCAGGCGATGGGATTGAGAAGAGGTTGTCCAAGCTTGAAGGAGTCTGTGGAAGGCTGGACACAGTCTATGACTCTATCCACAAAATCAAGGAAG GACTGAACCAACATGTATCTAGCTTATGGACATGTTTTTCGGGTCTAAACAACTCAATCATTCAACATGGAGGGATTCTGGACTTTGTTCAGAAGGACCAGGATGATGTTCAGAGCCGGATAAAGAACCTTAATTCCAGCTTGAACCACATCTTGAAAGATATGCAGAGTTTGGCAGACCACACCCTGACTG GCCCACCTGGACCTCCAGGAGAGAGAGGCTTCAATGGGCTGCCAGGTCCGCAAGGGCCACCTGGACCTTCCGGAAGACCCGGAGAAAGTGGAACACGTGGCCAACCTG GTCCCAAAGGAGAACAAG gACTACCGGGTGCTGATGCTCATTCACCCAAACTGTCCTTCTCTGCTGCCCTTACCGTTCCCATGGAGACACCAGGGACCATTATCTTTGACAAGATCTTTGTTAATGAAGGCGACTTCTATGACCCCAGAACAG GTATTTTTACTGCCCCAGTTGATGGACACTATTTTTTCAGCGCCATTCTAACAGGCCACAAGAATGAGAAGATAGAGGCCGTTCTTTCTAAATCGAACTATGGCATGGCCCGCGTGGATTCTGGTGGCTATCAGCCTGAGGGTCTGGAGAACAACCCGGTGGCTGAAGTTAAAACCTCTCCAGGCTCGCTAGCTGTTTTCAATATCATCTTGCCTCTACAGACTCAGGACACAGTCTGCATCGACTTGGTGATGGGAAAACTGGCCCACTCTGTGGAACCACTTACCATCTTCAATGGGATGCTGCTCTATGAAGATATGTGA